A single region of the Gossypium arboreum isolate Shixiya-1 chromosome 12, ASM2569848v2, whole genome shotgun sequence genome encodes:
- the LOC108477657 gene encoding uncharacterized protein LOC108477657 yields the protein MSQMDQSGNATSRQFDPTESTRMGQINQAATPPSTEHSETDTTDVTWKTDSTRPSKPPDSESSTFWTACPYCYVLYEYPKVYEDCTLRCQAENCRRAFHAVVIPSPPPVDGKETYLCTMGFFPLGFSGNGENMGGNFLCWSPVSTMFACPNNKNAEGEEEEESQRGRICGEKR from the exons ATGAGCCAAATGGATCAGTCAGGAAACGCTACCTCCAGGCAGTTTGATCCGACCGAGTCGACTCGGATGGGTCAAATTAATCAGGCAGCAACTCCTCCTTCTACGGAGCATAGTGAGACAGACACAACCGATGTGACCTGGAAGACCGATTCGACTCGGCCCAGTAAACCCCCTGACTCAGAGTCATCGACTTTCTGGACTGCTTGTCCGTACTGTTACGTTCTCTACGAGTATCCAAAGGTTTACGAGGATTGCACACTGAGGTGTCAGGCTGAGAACTGCAGGAGAGCCTTCCATGCGGTTGTGATTCCGTCGCCGCCGCCTGTGGACGGAAAGGAAACGTATTTGTGTACTATGGGGTTTTTCCCATTAGGATTTTCGGGGAATGGTGAGAACATGGGCGGTAATTTCCTCTGTTGGTCACCTGTTTCAACCATGTTTGCTTGCCCTAACAACAAGAATGCAG AAGgagaggaggaagaagaaagccAAAGGGGAAGGATCTGTGGTGAGAAACGCTAA
- the LOC108479113 gene encoding MADS-box protein SVP-like isoform X2 yields the protein MCLFLAISIGFILRTIDFSNCDSFEHKCFFNKLIAVVCLFFVEWKENDETKDRDQEDRQHSGTTGDILKEEKRTFQESSRAFHSLRCRDSSYSLLSHRQALQIFQHQVIERRRLQSERIDGLEDAPSVELQLESATHSVLSKEIAEKTQELRQLRGEDLQGLNLDQLKQLEKLVQGGLSQVTETKDERFLKEISTLEKKGEELKEENLILKQQMENLPLVVRGQPSEPFPHLHKSGGPPPPQGYNTSDISLTLGLPFPN from the exons ATGTGCTTGTTTTTAGCAATTAGCATAGGGTTCATATTAAGAACAATTGATTTCTCAAATTGTGATTCCTTTGAACACAAGTGTTTCTTTAACAAACTGATTGctgttgtttgtttgttttttgtgGAGTGGAAAGAGAATGACGAGACAAAGGATAGAGATCAAGAAGATCGCCAACACAGCGGCACGACAGGTGACATTCTCAAAGAGGAGAAGAGGACTTTTCAAGAAAGCTCACGAGCTTTCCACTCTTTGCGATGCCGAGATAGCTCTTATAGTCTTCTCAGCCACCGGCAAGCTCTTCAAATATTCCAGCACCAG GTGATTGAAAGGCGCCGTTTGCAGTCAGAAAGGATTGATGGATTGGAGGACGCTCCATCTGTTGAGCTGCAG CTGGAGAGTGCTACTCATTCCGTGTTGAGCAAGGAAATTGCAGAAAAGACCCAAGAACTGAG ACAGCTAAGGGGAGAAGACCTCCAAGGACTAAACCTAGACCAGCTGAAACAACTAGAGAAATTAGTCCAAGGTGGCTTGAGCCAAGTTACAGAAACAAAG GATGAGCGATTTTTGAAAGAGATAAGCACCCTGGAGAAGAAG GGAGAAGAACTGAAGGAAGAAAACCTGATATTGAAACAGCAA ATGGAGAATTTACCTCTTGTGGTCAGAGGCCAACCATCAGAGCCATTTCCCCATCTTCACAAATCTGGAGGCCCCCCTCCTCCTCAAGGGTATAACACCTCTGATATTTCACTCACCTTGGG GTTACCTTTCCCTAATTGA
- the LOC108479113 gene encoding MADS-box protein SVP-like isoform X1, with protein sequence MCLFLAISIGFILRTIDFSNCDSFEHKCFFNKLIAVVCLFFVEWKENDETKDRDQEDRQHSGTTGDILKEEKRTFQESSRAFHSLRCRDSSYSLLSHRQALQIFQHQVTYRMRQVIERRRLQSERIDGLEDAPSVELQLESATHSVLSKEIAEKTQELRQLRGEDLQGLNLDQLKQLEKLVQGGLSQVTETKDERFLKEISTLEKKGEELKEENLILKQQMENLPLVVRGQPSEPFPHLHKSGGPPPPQGYNTSDISLTLGLPFPN encoded by the exons ATGTGCTTGTTTTTAGCAATTAGCATAGGGTTCATATTAAGAACAATTGATTTCTCAAATTGTGATTCCTTTGAACACAAGTGTTTCTTTAACAAACTGATTGctgttgtttgtttgttttttgtgGAGTGGAAAGAGAATGACGAGACAAAGGATAGAGATCAAGAAGATCGCCAACACAGCGGCACGACAGGTGACATTCTCAAAGAGGAGAAGAGGACTTTTCAAGAAAGCTCACGAGCTTTCCACTCTTTGCGATGCCGAGATAGCTCTTATAGTCTTCTCAGCCACCGGCAAGCTCTTCAAATATTCCAGCACCAGGTTACTTATCG TATGAGGCAGGTGATTGAAAGGCGCCGTTTGCAGTCAGAAAGGATTGATGGATTGGAGGACGCTCCATCTGTTGAGCTGCAG CTGGAGAGTGCTACTCATTCCGTGTTGAGCAAGGAAATTGCAGAAAAGACCCAAGAACTGAG ACAGCTAAGGGGAGAAGACCTCCAAGGACTAAACCTAGACCAGCTGAAACAACTAGAGAAATTAGTCCAAGGTGGCTTGAGCCAAGTTACAGAAACAAAG GATGAGCGATTTTTGAAAGAGATAAGCACCCTGGAGAAGAAG GGAGAAGAACTGAAGGAAGAAAACCTGATATTGAAACAGCAA ATGGAGAATTTACCTCTTGTGGTCAGAGGCCAACCATCAGAGCCATTTCCCCATCTTCACAAATCTGGAGGCCCCCCTCCTCCTCAAGGGTATAACACCTCTGATATTTCACTCACCTTGGG GTTACCTTTCCCTAATTGA
- the LOC108479113 gene encoding MADS-box protein SVP-like isoform X3: MTRQRIEIKKIANTAARQVTFSKRRRGLFKKAHELSTLCDAEIALIVFSATGKLFKYSSTSMRQVIERRRLQSERIDGLEDAPSVELQLESATHSVLSKEIAEKTQELRQLRGEDLQGLNLDQLKQLEKLVQGGLSQVTETKDERFLKEISTLEKKGEELKEENLILKQQMENLPLVVRGQPSEPFPHLHKSGGPPPPQGYNTSDISLTLGLPFPN; encoded by the exons ATGACGAGACAAAGGATAGAGATCAAGAAGATCGCCAACACAGCGGCACGACAGGTGACATTCTCAAAGAGGAGAAGAGGACTTTTCAAGAAAGCTCACGAGCTTTCCACTCTTTGCGATGCCGAGATAGCTCTTATAGTCTTCTCAGCCACCGGCAAGCTCTTCAAATATTCCAGCACCAG TATGAGGCAGGTGATTGAAAGGCGCCGTTTGCAGTCAGAAAGGATTGATGGATTGGAGGACGCTCCATCTGTTGAGCTGCAG CTGGAGAGTGCTACTCATTCCGTGTTGAGCAAGGAAATTGCAGAAAAGACCCAAGAACTGAG ACAGCTAAGGGGAGAAGACCTCCAAGGACTAAACCTAGACCAGCTGAAACAACTAGAGAAATTAGTCCAAGGTGGCTTGAGCCAAGTTACAGAAACAAAG GATGAGCGATTTTTGAAAGAGATAAGCACCCTGGAGAAGAAG GGAGAAGAACTGAAGGAAGAAAACCTGATATTGAAACAGCAA ATGGAGAATTTACCTCTTGTGGTCAGAGGCCAACCATCAGAGCCATTTCCCCATCTTCACAAATCTGGAGGCCCCCCTCCTCCTCAAGGGTATAACACCTCTGATATTTCACTCACCTTGGG GTTACCTTTCCCTAATTGA
- the LOC108477656 gene encoding uncharacterized protein LOC108477656, whose translation MATRSGEWDWEKLFGLIPQFLLNKIAGIMSPLDGTTIDRCQTPQRVHSFLWLAYRDCLLTNGERTGRGITDDACCNCCGELLEAILHVLHDCVYTKNVWNSLLTSNVRCWFFQLPLDEWIVKNIQEAFHLSFVGKGAEGAIHMGMSANANWEAPEEGWMKLNTHVAVDRSKWNAGIAGLF comes from the exons ATGGCTACAAGATCAGGTGAGTGGGACTGGGAGAAGCTCTTCGGTTTAATACCACAGTTCTTGCTGAATAAAATTGCAGGTATAATGTCGCCCTTGGACGGTACAACTATTGACAg ATGCCAAACACCTCAACGTGTTCATAGTTTCTTATGGCTGGCTTATCGAGATTGCCTTTTGACAAATGGTGAACGTACTGGACGAGGGATCACGGACGATGCATGTTGCAATTGTTGTGGAGAGTTGCTGGAGGCAATCCTTCATGTTCTCCATGATTGTGTCTACACTAAAAATGTGTGGAATTCGTTGCTAACGAGTAATGTTCGATGCTGGTTTTTTCAACTACCATTAGATGAGTGGATTGTCAAGAATATTCAAGAAGCCTTCCATCTCAGTTTTGTTG GTAAGGGGGCGGAGGGTGCAATTCATATGGGGATGTCGGCTAATGCAAATTGGGAAGCACCTGAGGAGGGTTGGATGAAACTCAATACTCATGTTGCTGTAGACAGAAGTAAATGGAATGCAGGTATTGCTGGTTTATTCTAA
- the LOC108478464 gene encoding uncharacterized protein LOC108478464 translates to MGEERVKEEALQLIGMFQLLPRWVVFDLDYTLWPFYCQRRSKRETPSLYPHAKGILYALKDKRINLAIASRSPTADTANTFLDKLSIKSMFVTKEIFFSCKNKTDHFRRIQSRTGIPFNSMLFFDDEDWNIEAASKMGVTSIYVDNGVNLRELRRGLTQFTENQNASDKNQRK, encoded by the exons ATGGGAGAAGAGAGGGTGAAAGAAGAGGCCTTGCAGCTTATTGGGATGTTCCAACTTCTTCCTCGTTGGGTGGTTTTCGATCTTGATTACACCCTCTGGCCTTTCTACtg TCAGCGCCGCTCCAAACGTGAAACGCCATCTTTGTACCCTCATGCTAAAGGCATATTATATGCACTCAAGGACAAGAGGATTAATTTAGCTATTGCTTCAAGATCTCCGACTGCAGATACAGCAAACACGTTTCTTGACAAATTGAGCATCAAATCTATGTTTGTTACAAAG GAAATTTTTTTCAGCTGCAAGAACAAGACAGATCATTTCAGGAGAATTCAGTCAAGGACTGGGATTCCCTTCAACTCAATGCTCTTTTTTGATGATGAGGATTGGAACATAGAAGCT GCTTCCAAGATGGGAGTGACGAGCATATATGTTGATAATGGGGTTAATCTGAGAGAGTTGAGACGAGGGCTAACTCAATTCACTGAAAACCAAAATGCATCAGACAAGAACCAGCGGAAATAG